One window of Mangrovibacterium diazotrophicum genomic DNA carries:
- the tilS gene encoding tRNA lysidine(34) synthetase TilS → MLEAFQTYIRDENLFAETDKLVLAVSGGADSMVLLKLFQQCNYEFCVAHCNFKLRGAESDGEEVFIRDYCGEQGIELFVNQFDTREYAQLEGISIEMAARELRYNWFEELRQQLNFDYLVTAHHRDDLIETMLINLSRGTGIRGLSGIQAKNGFVVRPLLFASREEILAYAESSKLPYKHDSSNDELIYQRNIIRHQIIPLFESINPAFRKNAAKTASILKETAAVYQQQLNGIFTGLKVEGEGICRLNIGQLKALQPQQSLLFELLHPYGFNAEQVQEIAGALDGETGKNFFSKTHRLVKDRTELLITKLDLPKAQRYYIDEDCKSMNEPVSMQFETIAKSPAFRFSTNPMVADLDFGKLQFPLILKKWEQGEYFVPLGMSGMKKLSDFFIDVKLSIPEKESAWILYSGKKVVWVLGRRIDDRFKITRDTQQVFHISLG, encoded by the coding sequence ATGCTCGAGGCTTTCCAAACATATATCCGGGATGAAAATCTTTTTGCCGAAACCGACAAACTCGTTCTGGCAGTCAGCGGTGGTGCCGACTCGATGGTTTTGTTGAAGCTTTTTCAGCAATGCAATTACGAGTTTTGTGTCGCTCATTGCAACTTCAAGTTGCGCGGGGCCGAGTCGGACGGCGAGGAGGTTTTCATCCGGGATTATTGTGGAGAGCAGGGAATTGAGCTGTTCGTGAATCAATTTGATACCCGTGAATATGCTCAGCTCGAAGGTATTTCGATTGAGATGGCGGCCCGGGAGCTTCGCTACAATTGGTTCGAGGAACTTCGGCAGCAGTTGAACTTCGATTATCTTGTTACAGCACATCATCGCGACGACCTGATTGAGACGATGCTCATCAACCTGAGTCGCGGTACCGGAATTCGCGGTTTAAGCGGCATTCAGGCTAAAAACGGTTTTGTGGTTAGGCCATTGTTGTTTGCTTCGCGCGAGGAAATCCTGGCTTATGCCGAGAGCAGCAAACTCCCGTATAAACACGATTCCAGTAACGATGAGCTGATTTATCAGCGCAATATCATTCGTCATCAGATTATTCCGCTCTTCGAATCAATCAATCCTGCCTTTCGGAAAAACGCGGCCAAAACAGCTTCAATTTTAAAAGAAACAGCAGCAGTTTACCAGCAGCAGCTCAACGGAATTTTTACCGGTTTGAAAGTGGAAGGCGAGGGGATTTGCCGTTTAAATATCGGGCAGTTGAAAGCCCTTCAACCCCAACAGAGCTTGTTGTTTGAATTGCTGCATCCATACGGTTTTAATGCAGAACAGGTGCAGGAAATAGCCGGCGCGCTGGATGGTGAAACGGGGAAAAACTTTTTCAGCAAAACACACCGGCTGGTAAAAGATCGGACAGAATTGCTGATAACAAAGTTGGATTTACCCAAGGCGCAACGTTATTATATCGACGAAGATTGTAAGTCGATGAATGAGCCCGTTTCAATGCAATTTGAAACAATCGCGAAAAGTCCGGCATTTCGATTTTCGACCAATCCGATGGTTGCCGATCTTGATTTTGGCAAACTGCAATTCCCATTGATTTTGAAGAAGTGGGAGCAAGGCGAATACTTTGTTCCGCTGGGCATGAGCGGCATGAAAAAACTGAGCGACTTCTTCATCGACGTGAAACTTTCAATCCCCGAAAAAGAGTCCGCCTGGATTCTTTACAGCGGTAAAAAAGTGGTTTGGGTTCTTGGGCGCCGCATTGATGACCGCTTTAAAATTACCCGCGACACACAACAGGTTTTCCACATCTCTTTAGGTTAG
- the pepT gene encoding peptidase T: MKETIVKRFIGYAKEYTTSDPTSKTFPSTARQLVFMDKLVEELKQIGLSDVEKDEFGYVMATVPATTDEKAPVVGFVAHVDTSPDFSGENVNPIIRKYDGGTIKLNDKVSLSPEQFPDLLNYIGEEIITTDGSTLLGADDKAGVTEIVSAMEYLIQHPEIKHGKIRVCFTPDEEIGKGADHFDVEKFGAEFAYTLDGGERGELEYENFNAAMAVITVQGRSVHPGAAKNKMINAIHVAHKLDSMLPSEQRPEYTTNYEGFFHLLSFEGKVEQTKMMYIIRDHDRTLFNKRKEMITQACIFLNDEYGEGTVSLEMEDQYYNMREKVEPVKHIVDLAEEAMKEVGVEPIIRAIRGGTDGSRLSFMGLPCPNIFAGGHNFHGPYEYVPVASMVKAVEVIVKIAEKVVG; this comes from the coding sequence ATGAAGGAGACAATTGTTAAGCGTTTCATTGGATACGCGAAAGAGTACACCACATCCGATCCAACAAGTAAAACCTTTCCGAGTACAGCGCGTCAGCTAGTTTTTATGGACAAGCTGGTTGAAGAACTGAAACAGATCGGGCTGAGTGATGTTGAAAAGGACGAATTTGGGTACGTGATGGCTACCGTGCCTGCTACGACTGACGAAAAAGCACCGGTTGTAGGTTTTGTTGCTCACGTAGATACAAGCCCCGATTTCTCGGGCGAAAATGTGAATCCGATCATTCGTAAATACGATGGAGGCACCATCAAATTGAACGACAAGGTTTCGCTGTCTCCGGAGCAGTTTCCTGACTTATTAAATTACATCGGCGAAGAAATCATCACTACCGACGGAAGCACCCTGCTTGGTGCCGACGACAAAGCGGGTGTAACCGAAATCGTGTCGGCAATGGAATACCTGATCCAACATCCGGAGATCAAGCACGGTAAAATTCGGGTTTGTTTCACTCCGGACGAAGAAATTGGGAAAGGTGCCGACCACTTCGATGTGGAAAAATTTGGTGCTGAATTCGCTTACACATTGGATGGCGGCGAACGGGGCGAACTGGAATACGAGAACTTCAATGCCGCAATGGCGGTCATCACCGTTCAGGGACGCAGCGTGCACCCGGGAGCGGCGAAAAACAAGATGATCAATGCCATTCACGTTGCTCACAAACTCGACAGCATGTTGCCGTCGGAACAACGTCCGGAATACACGACAAACTACGAAGGTTTCTTCCACTTGCTTTCATTTGAGGGAAAAGTGGAGCAAACCAAAATGATGTACATCATTCGCGATCACGATCGCACGTTATTCAATAAGCGCAAAGAGATGATCACGCAGGCCTGCATCTTCCTGAACGACGAGTACGGCGAAGGAACCGTTTCGCTGGAAATGGAAGATCAGTACTACAACATGCGCGAAAAAGTTGAGCCGGTAAAACACATCGTTGACCTGGCCGAAGAAGCCATGAAAGAAGTTGGTGTGGAGCCAATCATTCGTGCAATTCGCGGAGGTACTGATGGTTCTCGTTTGTCGTTCATGGGCTTGCCGTGTCCGAACATTTTTGCAGGCGGCCACAATTTCCATGGGCCTTACGAATATGTGCCGGTGGCGTCGATGGTAAAAGCGGTTGAAGTGATCGTAAAAATCGCAGAAAAAGTAGTAGGCTGA